The Fusobacterium sp. SYSU M8D902 genome has a segment encoding these proteins:
- a CDS encoding Na+/H+ antiporter NhaC family protein — MVEFIKLMPVFILAALMMSGFDALLAAPLATVAAAIVAMVTEKRNFSEVVDAALANVREITVALFILMLAYAMAEVFMATGVGAAIINVALRLGITGKTVALVGVVVTSILSIATGSSWGTFAACAPIFLWLN, encoded by the coding sequence ATGGTTGAATTTATTAAATTAATGCCGGTTTTTATCTTAGCGGCACTTATGATGTCAGGGTTTGATGCCTTACTTGCAGCCCCTTTAGCAACAGTTGCTGCAGCAATAGTTGCTATGGTAACAGAAAAAAGAAACTTTTCAGAGGTGGTAGATGCAGCATTGGCAAATGTAAGGGAGATTACTGTTGCTCTATTTATTCTGATGTTGGCTTATGCTATGGCTGAGGTATTTATGGCTACTGGAGTTGGAGCTGCTATCATCAATGTAGCTTTGAGATTGGGAATTACAGGAAAAACAGTTGCTTTGGTTGGAGTTGTTGTTACCTCTATTCTTTCAATAGCTACTGGATCAAGCTGGGGTACTTTTGCTGCTTGTGCTCCAATATTCTTATGGTTAAATCA